A section of the Pseudanabaena mucicola str. Chao 1806 genome encodes:
- a CDS encoding CTP synthase: MAKYIFVTGGVVSSIGKGIVAASLGRLLKSRDYSIAILKLDPYINVDPGTMSPFQHGEVFVTEDGAETDLDLGHYERFTDTSMSKLSNVTTGAIYQGVINKERRGDYQGGTVQVIPHITNEIKERIHRVANNSNPDLVIVEIGGTVGDIESLPFIEAIRQFRKDVGRQNVVYMHVTLMPWIASAGEMKTKPTQHSVKELQSVGIQPDILVCRSDRPLPQNIKDKISEFCNVLPECVMTGQDVKSIYEVPLAMEREGLAEQVLRLLGMQQRQPDLRSWQTLVERLYRSEHQLEVAIVGKYVRLTDAYLSVIEALKHGAIALNSNVNLRWVNSEDIETYGAEKFLKDVHAIVVPGGFGHRGVDGKVAAVQYARDHQIPFLGLCLGMQCAVIDWARNIGNLSDANSSEFAPESKNPVIHLLPEQQDVVNLGGTMRLGLYACRLAPNSLVHRLYNESVIYERHRHRYEFNNAYRSLFLESGYVISGTSPDGRLVEAIELPSHPYFIATQFHPEFQSRPSNPHPLFQGLIKAVLDLQKQHVATNSESIHIQVPEQNNEQNNEQKQEFASVMFS; encoded by the coding sequence ATGGCTAAGTATATCTTTGTGACTGGCGGAGTTGTCTCCAGTATTGGGAAGGGCATCGTTGCCGCAAGTTTAGGGCGATTGCTGAAATCAAGGGATTATTCCATTGCTATTCTTAAGCTTGATCCTTATATCAACGTTGACCCTGGTACAATGAGTCCTTTTCAGCATGGAGAGGTGTTTGTTACCGAAGATGGTGCGGAGACAGACCTTGACTTGGGACATTACGAGCGCTTTACCGATACATCGATGTCTAAGCTAAGTAATGTTACCACAGGTGCAATCTATCAAGGAGTAATCAATAAAGAACGACGGGGTGATTACCAAGGTGGTACGGTGCAGGTGATTCCTCACATCACCAACGAAATAAAAGAGCGCATTCATCGTGTTGCCAATAATAGCAATCCAGATCTCGTCATTGTCGAAATTGGTGGTACGGTTGGTGATATCGAGTCCTTACCATTTATCGAAGCTATTCGCCAATTTCGTAAGGATGTAGGTCGCCAAAATGTAGTTTATATGCATGTGACTCTGATGCCTTGGATTGCCTCTGCTGGAGAGATGAAAACCAAGCCCACCCAACATTCTGTAAAAGAATTGCAATCCGTTGGTATTCAGCCCGATATTTTAGTTTGTCGTAGCGATCGCCCATTACCACAAAACATCAAAGACAAAATTTCTGAATTTTGCAACGTTCTACCTGAGTGTGTAATGACAGGGCAGGATGTCAAAAGTATTTATGAAGTGCCTCTAGCAATGGAGCGTGAAGGATTAGCTGAGCAAGTCTTGCGTTTGTTAGGAATGCAACAACGTCAACCTGACCTTCGCAGTTGGCAGACCCTTGTCGAGCGTCTATATCGTTCTGAGCATCAATTAGAAGTAGCGATTGTTGGTAAATACGTCCGATTGACCGACGCCTATCTCTCAGTGATCGAAGCCCTCAAACATGGTGCAATCGCTTTGAATAGCAACGTCAATTTACGCTGGGTGAACTCTGAAGATATCGAAACCTATGGTGCAGAGAAATTCCTCAAAGATGTCCATGCAATCGTAGTTCCAGGCGGCTTTGGACATCGTGGTGTTGATGGCAAAGTTGCGGCGGTGCAATATGCGCGTGATCACCAGATTCCATTTTTAGGGCTCTGTTTAGGAATGCAATGTGCGGTGATTGACTGGGCGAGAAATATCGGTAATCTCAGTGATGCCAATAGCTCTGAGTTTGCTCCAGAATCCAAAAATCCCGTTATTCACCTATTGCCAGAGCAGCAAGATGTGGTTAACCTCGGTGGCACAATGCGTTTAGGGCTATATGCCTGTCGTCTTGCTCCTAATAGCCTTGTGCATAGACTTTATAACGAGTCAGTCATTTACGAGCGCCATCGTCATCGTTATGAGTTTAATAATGCCTATCGATCGCTGTTCCTTGAGTCAGGCTATGTAATTAGTGGCACTTCGCCCGATGGACGATTAGTTGAGGCGATCGAGCTACCTAGTCATCCCTACTTTATCGCTACCCAGTTCCATCCAGAATTCCAATCTCGTCCAAGTAATCCCCATCCACTATTCCAAGGTTTGATCAAAGCGGTGCTAGATCTCCAAAAACAGCACGTTGCCACTAATTCTGAATCTATTCATATTCAAGTTCCCGAACAAAATAATGAACAAAATAATGAACAAAAGCAAGAGTTTGCCTCTGTTATGTTTAGCTAG